From the Mauremys reevesii isolate NIE-2019 linkage group 19, ASM1616193v1, whole genome shotgun sequence genome, one window contains:
- the RPL35 gene encoding 60S ribosomal protein L35: MAKIKARDLRGKKKEELLKQLDDLKVELSQLRVAKVTGGAASKLSKIRVVRKSIARVLTVINQTQKENLRKFYKGKKYKPLDLRPKKTRAMRRRLNKYEESLKTKKQQRKERLYPVRKFAVKA; this comes from the exons ATG GCTAAGATCAAGGCCCGCGACCTGCGAGGGAAGAAGAAGGAGGAGCTGCTGAAGCAGCTGGATGACCTGAAGGTGGAGCTGTCCCAGCTGCGGGTGGCCAAGGTGACTGGCGGAGCCGCCTCCAAGCTGTCCAAGAT CCGGGTTGTCCGCAAATCCATTGCCAGAGTGCTGACTGTCATCAACCAGACCCAGAAAGAGAACCTGAGGAAATTTTACAAA ggcAAAAAGTACAAGCCTCTTGACCTACGGCCGAAGAAGACTCGTGCCATGCGCCGCAGATTAAATAAGTACGAAGAAAGTTTGAAGACCAAAAAACAGCAGCGAAAAGAGCGCCTGTACCCTGTCCGGAAGTTTGCTGTTAAGGCATAA